One segment of Theobroma cacao cultivar B97-61/B2 chromosome 9, Criollo_cocoa_genome_V2, whole genome shotgun sequence DNA contains the following:
- the LOC18589279 gene encoding pentatricopeptide repeat-containing protein At2g18940, chloroplastic, producing MEGTIFPNKPVYPVPTKRQTQSNKPLQFSSSTLPLPPQSQSPPSLPLDSLLQHLLHLSSPPNTIHKPKTINPPKTNNSHFPSLHISSDSTQKLQQQVHPKKPTSASLLQFDNSKEESQSRDGSLEFLSRKGMLMLNSIKEQPLNSLNDFFNSVKFELLQFDMFSLLKALDLSGDWERALLLFQWVVSDIGSDNFKLDNQVVELMVRVLGRESQHGIALKLFDLIPIEECSLDVRAHTTILHAYSRTGKYKRAISMFEKMKATGLSPTLVTYNVMLDVYGKMGRSWNKILQILDEMRSKGLEFDEFTCSTVISACGREGLLNEAKEFFTGLKSQGYVPGTVTYNSLLQVFGKAGVYTEALSILKEMEDNHCPADSVTYNELVAAYVRAGFYEEGAAVIETMTKKGVMPNAVTYTTVINAYGKAGKEDEALKLFHRMKESGCVPNVCTYNAVLGMLGKKSRSEEMIKILCDMKVSGCSPNRITWNTMLAMCGNKGMHKYVNQVFREMKSCGFEPDRDTFNTLISAYGRCGSEIDATKMYKEMIRVGFTPCVTTYNALLNALARRGDWKAAESVILDMKNKGFRPSETSYSLMLQCYAKGGNVKGIEKIEKDIYDGHIYPSWMLLRTLVLANFRCRALKGMERAFQELRKNGYKPDLVLFNSMLSIFSKNNMYDRAHEMLHLIRESGLTPDLVTYNSLMDMYARAGECWRAEEILIGLRKSGEKPDIVSYNTVIKGFCRKGLMQEAIRIFSEMTTRGIRPCIFTYNTFVAGYASQGMFTEIDDVIGYMIQHNCKPNELTYKIVVDGYCKARRYKEAMDFVSKIKEIDDSFDEQSIDRLAFRVRENLDS from the coding sequence ATGGAGGGCACTATCTTTCCCAACAAACCTGTTTATCCAGTCCCAACAAAGAGACAAACTCAGTCAAACAAGCCTTTACAATTCAGCTCATCAACACTTCCTCTTCCTCCTCAATCTCAATCTCCCCCTTCACTCCCTCTAGACTCTCTTCTCCAGCACCTTCtccacctttcttcaccaccCAACACTATCCATAAACCAAAAACTATCAATCCTCCTAAAACCAACAATTCCCATTTCCCTTCTCTTCATATTTCTTCAGATTCTACTCAAAAACTTCAGCAACAAGTCCATCCCAAGAAACCCACTTCAGCTTCTCTTCTTCAGTTTGATAACAGTAAAGAGGAAAGTCAATCAAGAGATggttcccttgaatttttgtcAAGAAAGGGTATGCTTATGCTTAATTCCATCAAGGAACAGCCTTTGAATAGTTTGAatgatttctttaattctGTTAAGTTTGAGCTGCTTCAATTTGATATGTTTAGTTTATTGAAAGCTCTAGACCTTTCTGGGGATTGGGAAAGAGCTCTCTTGTTGTTTCAATGGGTAGTTTCGGACATAGGGTctgataattttaaattagacaATCAAGTTGTTGAACTAATGGTCAGAGTTCTGGGGAGAGAATCGCAGCATGGAATTGCATTAAAACTGTTTGATTTGATTCCCATAGAGGAATGTTCCCTTGATGTTCGAGCGCACACAACCATTCTTCATGCTTATTCCCGCACTGGTAAGTACAAACGAGCAATCTCCatgtttgagaaaatgaaggcGACAGGCCTTTCTCCTACTTTAGTTACTTATAATGTCATGCTTGATGTTTATGGGAAGATGGGTCGGTCTtggaataaaattttacaaattttggATGAGATGAGAAGCAAAGGACTTGAGTTTGATGAGTTTACTTGTAGTACTGTGATATCAGCTTGTGGGCGAGAAGGATTATTGAATGAAGCAAAAGAATTCTTTACTGGATTGAAGTCTCAGGGCTATGTACCTGGGACGGTCACCTATAATTCTTTACTACAAGTGTTTGGAAAGGCAGGGGTTTACACTGAGGCTTTGAgcattttgaaagaaatggagGATAACCACTGCCCAGCTGACTCTGTGACTTACAATGAACTTGTAGCTGCTTATGTGAGAGCAGGGTTTTATGAGGAAGGGGCTGCAGTTATTGAAACAATGACAAAAAAAGGTGTAATGCCAAATGCTGTTACATACACAACTGTTATCAATGCCTATGGTAAAGCTGGAAAGGAAGACGAGGCATTGAAATTGTTCCATAGGATGAAAGAGTCGGGTTGTGTACCTAATGTGTGTACTTATAATGCTGTGCTTGGAATGTTAGGAAAGAAGTCACGCTCTGAGGAGATGATAAAAATACTCTGTGACATGAAAGTGAGCGGATGTTCCCCCAACCGTATTACATGGAACACAATGCTTGCCATGTGTGGTAATAAGGGCATGCACAAGTATGTCAACCAAGTCTTTAGGGAAATGAAGAGCTGTGGTTTTGAGCCTGATAGAGACACATTCAACACTTTGATCAGTGCCTATGGCCGGTGTGGGTCAGAAATTGATGCTACAAAAATGTACAAGGAGATGATAAGAGTAGGGTTCACACCATGTGTTACAACTTACAATGCTCTTCTTAATGCTCTAGCTAGAAGAGGGGATTGGAAAGCAGCAGAATCAGTCATTCTagacatgaaaaataagggTTTCAGGCCTAGTGAAACTTCATATTCTTTGATGCTTCAATGCTATGCCAAGGGAGGGAATGTGAAAGGGATAGAGAAGATTGAGAAAGACATTTATGATGGTCATATCTATCCTAGCTGGATGCTGTTGAGAACGCTTGTTCTGGCAAACTTCAGATGTAGAGCACTGAAGGGTATGGAGAGAGCATTTCAGGAATTGCGAAAGAATGGATACAAACCtgatttggttttgtttaATTCGATGCTCTCAATATTTTCCAAGAATAACATGTACGATAGGGCCCATGAAATGCTTCACTTAATTCGTGAAAGTGGGCTGACGCCTGATCTTGTCACCTATAACAGCTTGATGGACATGTATGCCAGAGCGGGAGAGTGTTGGAGAGCTGAAGAAATCCTCATAGGATTACGGAAGTCTGGTGAAAAACCAGATATTGTGTCGTACAACACTGTCATTAAAGGATTTTGCAGGAAAGGCCTAATGCAGGAGGCCATAAGAATTTTCTCTGAAATGACAACTAGAGGGATTCGACCATGTATTTTTACTTATAATACTTTTGTGGCAGGGTATGCTTCACAGGGAATGTTCACAGAAATAGATGATGTTATTGGCTACATGATTCAGCACAACTGCAAACCCAATGAACTTACCTACAAGATTGTGGTGGATGGTTATTGTAAAGCAAGAAGATACAAAGAAGCCATGGACTTTGTGTCAAAAATTAAGGAGATAGATGATTCTTTTGATGAGCAGTCTATAGACCGGCTGGCTTTTCGTGTTCGAGAGAATCTGGATTCATAA